The proteins below come from a single Azospirillum thiophilum genomic window:
- the fliG gene encoding flagellar motor switch protein FliG gives MALKVREDYRTLTGPEKAAIMMLALGEEHSSKLFSLMDDEEIKELSQVMANLGTVSANLIERLFVEFAEQMSATGSLVGSFDSTERLLLKTLPKDKVDQIMEEIRGPAGRTMWDKLANVNESVLSNYLKNEYPQTVAVVLSKIRPEHAGRVLTQLPESFAMEVIMRMLRMEAVQKEVLDDVERTLRTEFMTNLARTSRRDSHEMLAEIFNGLDRTTEHRFMAALEERNRDSAERIKSLMFTFEDLSKLDPSGVQTLMRTVDKQKLGTALKGASETLKDLFFSNMSERAAKILREDMAAMGPVRVREVDEAQMYMVQLAKDLAARGELVISEGSGENELIY, from the coding sequence ATGGCGTTGAAGGTTCGCGAGGATTACCGGACCCTCACCGGCCCCGAAAAGGCCGCCATCATGATGCTGGCGCTGGGCGAGGAGCATTCGTCCAAGCTGTTCTCCCTGATGGACGACGAGGAGATCAAGGAGCTGTCCCAGGTGATGGCCAACCTGGGCACCGTGTCGGCCAACCTGATCGAGCGCCTGTTCGTCGAGTTCGCGGAGCAGATGTCGGCCACCGGCTCGCTCGTCGGCTCCTTCGATTCGACCGAGCGCCTCCTGCTGAAGACCCTGCCCAAGGACAAGGTCGACCAGATCATGGAGGAAATCCGCGGTCCGGCCGGCCGGACCATGTGGGACAAGCTGGCCAACGTCAACGAATCGGTCCTGTCCAACTACCTGAAGAACGAATATCCGCAGACCGTCGCGGTGGTGCTGTCGAAGATCCGTCCCGAACATGCCGGCCGGGTGCTGACCCAGCTGCCGGAAAGCTTCGCGATGGAGGTCATCATGCGCATGCTGCGCATGGAGGCGGTGCAGAAGGAGGTGCTGGACGACGTCGAGCGCACCCTGCGCACCGAGTTCATGACCAACCTCGCCCGCACCAGCCGCCGCGACAGCCACGAGATGCTGGCGGAAATCTTCAACGGCCTCGACCGCACCACCGAGCACCGCTTCATGGCGGCCCTGGAGGAGCGCAACCGCGACAGCGCCGAGCGCATCAAGTCGCTGATGTTCACCTTCGAGGATCTGTCGAAGCTCGACCCCAGCGGCGTCCAGACCCTGATGCGCACCGTCGACAAGCAGAAGCTGGGCACCGCCCTGAAGGGCGCGTCGGAGACGCTGAAGGATCTGTTCTTCTCCAACATGTCCGAACGCGCCGCCAAGATCCTGCGCGAGGACATGGCGGCCATGGGGCCGGTCCGCGTCCGCGAGGTGGACGAGGCGCAGATGTACATGGTCCAGCTGGCCAAGGATCTCGCCGCCCGCGGCGAGCTGGTCATCTCCGAGGGCAGCGGCGAGAACGAACTGATCTACTGA
- a CDS encoding leucyl aminopeptidase family protein, with product MLATLLAVGGPDTVALTPVTKAGLADWLAAQTPAVASWVKAVGFTGEAGSTVFLPGPDGAVARVLAGVSALDDLWAFAGLPASLPAGSYRIDSKIEGGLDARAATRAALGWALGSYRFTRYKKPPEKGFACLVWPAEADHGEVERAATATHLVRDLVNTPACDLGPAELAQAAQDLAAEFDAAVEVIVGQDLLDRDYPAIHAVGRASPRDPRLIDLRWGNPEHPKVTIVGKGVCFDTGGLDLKPSSGMLMMKKDMGGAAHALALGRMIMMAGLPVRLRVLVPAVENVVSGNAFKPLDVLKTRKGLTVEVGNTDAEGRLILCDALAEADSEKPALLIDFATLTGAARVALGPDLPALMSNDDALANELTEAGSAVDDPMWRLPLWAPYRKGLDSKVTDINNVTTNGFAGAITAGLFLQEFVSKGTPWAHLDTYAWNGSARPGRPEGGEALGLRAAYAVIARRFG from the coding sequence TTGCTCGCCACCCTGCTTGCCGTCGGCGGTCCCGATACCGTCGCCCTCACCCCCGTGACCAAGGCCGGACTGGCCGACTGGCTGGCCGCGCAGACGCCGGCCGTCGCTTCCTGGGTCAAGGCGGTGGGCTTCACCGGCGAGGCCGGATCGACCGTCTTCCTGCCGGGGCCGGACGGCGCCGTCGCCCGCGTGCTGGCCGGCGTGTCCGCCCTCGATGACCTGTGGGCCTTCGCCGGGCTGCCGGCCTCGCTGCCGGCCGGCTCCTACCGGATCGACAGCAAAATCGAGGGGGGGCTGGACGCGCGGGCGGCGACGCGGGCGGCGCTGGGCTGGGCGCTCGGCAGCTACCGCTTCACCCGCTACAAGAAGCCGCCCGAGAAGGGCTTCGCCTGCCTCGTCTGGCCGGCGGAGGCCGACCATGGCGAGGTCGAGCGGGCGGCGACCGCAACCCATCTGGTGCGCGACCTGGTGAACACCCCCGCCTGCGACCTCGGCCCGGCCGAGCTGGCCCAGGCGGCGCAGGATCTGGCGGCCGAGTTCGACGCGGCGGTCGAGGTGATCGTCGGCCAGGATCTGCTCGACCGCGACTATCCGGCGATCCATGCGGTCGGCCGTGCCAGCCCGCGCGACCCCCGGCTGATCGACCTGCGCTGGGGCAACCCGGAGCATCCGAAGGTCACCATCGTCGGCAAGGGCGTCTGCTTCGACACCGGCGGGCTCGACCTGAAGCCGTCGTCGGGCATGCTGATGATGAAGAAGGACATGGGCGGGGCGGCGCATGCGCTGGCGCTGGGCCGCATGATCATGATGGCCGGCCTGCCGGTGCGGCTGCGCGTGCTGGTTCCCGCCGTCGAGAATGTGGTGTCGGGCAACGCCTTCAAGCCGCTGGACGTGCTGAAGACCCGCAAGGGCCTGACGGTCGAGGTCGGCAACACCGACGCCGAGGGCCGGCTGATCCTGTGCGACGCGCTGGCCGAGGCGGATTCGGAGAAGCCGGCCCTGCTGATCGACTTCGCCACCCTGACCGGCGCCGCCCGCGTCGCGCTCGGCCCCGACCTGCCGGCGCTGATGAGCAACGACGACGCGCTGGCCAATGAGTTGACCGAGGCCGGGAGCGCGGTCGACGACCCGATGTGGCGGCTGCCGCTGTGGGCGCCCTACCGCAAGGGGCTGGACAGCAAGGTGACCGACATCAACAACGTCACCACCAACGGGTTCGCCGGCGCCATCACCGCCGGGCTGTTCCTGCAGGAGTTCGTGTCCAAGGGCACGCCCTGGGCCCATCTCGACACCTATGCCTGGAACGGATCGGCCCGGCCCGGCCGTCCGGAGGGCGGCGAGGCGCTCGGCCTGCGCGCCGCCTATGCGGTGATCGCCAGACGCTTCGGCTGA
- a CDS encoding glutathione S-transferase family protein, with the protein MSDMTLVMGNKAYSSWSLRPWLAMKQAGLPFAETVIPLRQPDTAARIAAHSPSGRVPCLLDGDLVLWDSLAICEYVAELAPGAGLWPADRAARAVARAVSAEMHSGFVSLRTTMSMDLRRDRKGEGMTEATAADIARIEALWADARTRFGGPAGGPFLFGAFTIADAMFAPVVTRLETYGVAVSPETRAYMDAVLALPAMREWTAAAKAEPWELPL; encoded by the coding sequence ATGTCCGACATGACCCTGGTGATGGGAAACAAGGCCTACTCGTCCTGGTCGCTGCGCCCCTGGCTGGCGATGAAACAGGCCGGGCTGCCGTTCGCCGAGACCGTGATTCCCCTGCGCCAGCCCGACACCGCCGCGCGCATCGCCGCACACTCGCCGTCCGGCCGGGTGCCCTGCCTGCTCGATGGCGACCTCGTCCTCTGGGATTCGCTGGCGATCTGCGAGTATGTGGCGGAACTGGCGCCCGGGGCCGGGCTGTGGCCGGCGGACCGCGCCGCCCGCGCGGTGGCCCGCGCGGTGTCGGCGGAGATGCATTCCGGCTTCGTCTCGCTGCGCACCACCATGTCGATGGATCTCAGGCGCGACCGCAAGGGCGAGGGCATGACGGAGGCGACCGCCGCCGACATCGCCCGCATCGAGGCGCTGTGGGCCGATGCCCGCACCCGCTTCGGCGGGCCGGCGGGCGGGCCCTTCCTGTTCGGCGCCTTCACCATCGCCGACGCCATGTTCGCCCCGGTGGTGACGCGGCTGGAGACCTACGGCGTCGCGGTGTCGCCGGAAACGCGCGCCTACATGGACGCGGTGCTGGCCCTGCCGGCGATGCGGGAATGGACCGCTGCGGCCAAGGCGGAGCCTTGGGAGTTGCCGCTCTGA
- a CDS encoding RidA family protein — protein MTRRDAVFPENRHALYEAHGYSAAIRSDTLLFVSGQVGSRADGSPEPDFGAQVRLAFANLKATLRAAGCGFDDIVDVTTFHTDPKNQFPTIMAVKSEIFPQAPYPNWTAVGVTWLSGFDFEIKVIARIPS, from the coding sequence ATGACCCGACGTGACGCGGTATTTCCCGAGAACCGCCATGCGCTCTACGAGGCGCATGGCTATTCTGCCGCCATCCGGTCCGACACGCTACTGTTCGTGTCGGGCCAGGTCGGCAGCCGCGCCGACGGCTCGCCGGAACCGGATTTCGGGGCGCAGGTGCGGCTGGCCTTCGCCAACCTGAAGGCAACCCTGCGGGCAGCGGGTTGCGGCTTCGACGACATCGTCGACGTGACGACCTTCCATACCGATCCCAAAAACCAGTTCCCGACGATCATGGCGGTGAAGAGCGAGATCTTCCCCCAGGCTCCCTACCCGAACTGGACGGCGGTCGGGGTGACCTGGCTTTCCGGCTTCGATTTCGAGATCAAGGTGATCGCCCGCATTCCAAGTTGA
- a CDS encoding TetR/AcrR family transcriptional regulator, with amino-acid sequence MAAKRRIDTMEENRRKLLAAARKAFATKGFAASSMDELTADAGLTRGALYHNFGDKTGLLGAVVAEIDGEMAERAKQAGALAGDGWEGLLAEGAAYIEMALNPEVRRVVLLDGPAFLGDPSRWPSQNACLAVTKQAVAELVSDGVMKPVDVEAAARLLSGAALNAALWVASSDDPQSVLPKAIAAFRLMAGGFLAERR; translated from the coding sequence GTGGCTGCGAAGCGTCGCATCGACACGATGGAGGAGAACCGCAGGAAGCTGCTGGCGGCGGCGCGCAAGGCCTTTGCAACGAAGGGCTTCGCAGCGTCGTCGATGGATGAGCTGACCGCGGATGCCGGGCTCACGCGCGGCGCGCTCTATCACAATTTCGGCGACAAGACCGGCTTGCTCGGCGCCGTCGTGGCGGAGATCGACGGCGAGATGGCCGAGCGTGCGAAGCAGGCCGGGGCCTTGGCCGGCGACGGCTGGGAGGGGCTGCTCGCGGAGGGGGCCGCCTACATCGAGATGGCGCTGAACCCCGAGGTCCGGCGGGTCGTGCTGCTGGACGGTCCCGCATTCCTGGGCGATCCGTCCCGCTGGCCCAGCCAGAACGCCTGCCTGGCCGTCACGAAGCAGGCGGTGGCGGAGTTGGTGTCCGACGGCGTCATGAAACCGGTCGACGTCGAGGCCGCCGCGCGCCTGCTGAGCGGAGCGGCCTTGAATGCCGCGCTGTGGGTCGCGTCCAGTGACGACCCGCAATCCGTTCTGCCGAAGGCGATCGCAGCGTTCAGGCTGATGGCGGGCGGCTTTCTGGCGGAGCGGCGCTGA
- the gltB gene encoding glutamate synthase large subunit, which yields MTTELNQGEQFVADFRANAAALTTAHAYNPADEHDACGVGFIAAIDGKPRRSVVEKGIEALKAVWHRGAVDADGKTGDGAGIHVQVPQKFFKDHVKIIGHLPPENNLAVGQVFLPRISLDAQEACRCIVETEILAFGYYIYGWRQVPINVDIIGEKANATRPEIEQIIVGNSKGVSDEQFELDLYIIRRRIEKAVHGEQITDFYICSLSARSIIYKGMFLAEQLSTFYPDLTDDRFESAFAIYHQRYSTNTFPTWPLAQPFRMLAHNGEINTLKGNVNWMKAHETRMEHPVFGGNMGDLKPVIGVGLSDSGALDTVFEVMVRAGRSAPMVKMMLVPQALTSSQTTPDNHKALIAYCNSVMEPWDGPAALAMTDGRWVVGGMDRNGLRPMRYTITSDGLIIGGSETGMVKIEENQVVEKGRLGPGEMIAVDLQAGKLFNDRELKDHLAGQKPWNQWVKNTTHLDELVKTAALKGEASEMEKAELRRRQMAFGLAMEDMELILHPMAEDGKEAIGSMGDDSPIAVLSDKYRGLHHFFRQNFSQVTNPPIDSLRERRVMSLKTRLGNLGNILDEDESQTRLLQLDSPVLTTAEFRAMREYMGETAAEIDATFPVEGGPDALRDALRRIRQETEDAVRGGANHVILTDEAMGPERAAIPAILATGAVHTHLIRSNLRTFTSLNLRTAECLDTHYFAVLIGVGATTVNAYLAQEAVAERQRRGLLGSLSLEKAMTNYKKAIDDGLLKIMSKMGISVISSYRGGGNFEAIGLSRALVAEHFPAMVSRISGIGLNGIQKKVLEQHALAYAGEALPLPVGGFYRFRKSGDRHGWEGGIIHTLQQAVTNDSYTTFKKYSEQVNKRPPMQLRDLLEFRTTKAAVPVDEVESITAIRKRFITPGMSMGALSPEAHGTLNVAMNRIGAKSDSGEGGEDPARFRPDKNGDNWNSAIKQVASGRFGVTAEYLNQCRELEIKVAQGAKPGEGGQLPGFKVTEMIARLRHATPGVTLISPPPHHDIYSIEDLAQLIYDLKQINPDAKVTVKLVSRSGIGTIAAGVAKANADIILISGNSGGTGASPQTSIKFAGLPWEMGLSEVHQVLTLNKLRHRVRLRTDGGLKTGRDIVIAAMLGAEEFGIGTASLIAMGCIMVRQCHSNTCPVGVCVQDETLREKFVGTPEKVVNLFTFLAEEVREILARLGVRSLTEVIGRTDLLHQVSRGGAHLDDLDLNPLLAQVDPGENARYCTLQGRNEVPDTLDARIVADARPLFEEGEKMQLAYNARNTQRAIGTRLSSMVTRKFGMFGLQPGHITVRLRGTAGQSLGAFAVQGIKLEVMGDANDYVGKGLSGGTIVVRPATSSPLLSNENTIIGNTVLYGATAGKLFAAGQAGERFAVRNSGATVVVEGCGSNGCEYMTGGTAVILGKVGDNFAAGMTGGMAYLYDPEDSLPLHINEESVIFQRIEVPHYEAQLRALIEEHVAETQSRFAAEILNDWQRELGHFWQVVPKEMLHRLAVPVTLPRAIPAE from the coding sequence ATGACCACCGAGTTGAACCAGGGTGAGCAGTTCGTCGCCGACTTCCGCGCCAACGCCGCGGCGCTGACCACTGCCCACGCCTACAATCCGGCCGACGAGCACGACGCCTGCGGCGTCGGCTTCATCGCCGCGATCGACGGCAAGCCCCGCCGTTCGGTGGTCGAGAAAGGCATCGAAGCCCTGAAGGCGGTCTGGCACCGCGGCGCGGTCGATGCCGACGGCAAGACCGGCGACGGCGCCGGCATCCATGTCCAGGTGCCGCAGAAGTTCTTCAAGGACCACGTCAAGATCATCGGTCACCTGCCGCCGGAGAACAACCTGGCGGTCGGCCAGGTCTTCCTGCCGCGCATCAGCCTGGACGCGCAGGAAGCCTGCCGCTGCATCGTCGAGACCGAGATCCTGGCCTTCGGCTATTACATCTATGGCTGGCGTCAGGTGCCGATCAACGTCGACATCATCGGCGAGAAGGCCAACGCCACCCGGCCCGAGATCGAGCAGATCATCGTCGGCAACAGCAAGGGCGTGTCGGACGAGCAGTTCGAGCTCGACCTCTACATCATCCGCCGCCGGATCGAGAAGGCGGTCCATGGCGAGCAGATCACCGACTTCTACATCTGCTCGCTGTCGGCCCGCTCGATCATCTACAAGGGCATGTTCCTGGCCGAACAGCTCTCCACCTTCTATCCCGACCTGACCGACGACCGCTTCGAGTCGGCCTTCGCCATCTACCACCAGCGCTATTCGACCAACACCTTCCCGACCTGGCCGCTGGCCCAGCCCTTCCGCATGCTCGCCCACAACGGCGAGATCAACACGCTGAAGGGCAACGTCAACTGGATGAAGGCGCACGAGACCCGGATGGAGCATCCGGTGTTCGGCGGCAACATGGGCGACCTGAAGCCGGTGATCGGCGTCGGCCTGTCGGATTCGGGCGCGCTCGACACCGTGTTCGAGGTGATGGTCCGCGCCGGCCGCAGCGCGCCGATGGTCAAGATGATGCTGGTGCCGCAGGCGCTGACCAGCTCGCAGACCACGCCGGACAACCACAAGGCGCTGATCGCCTACTGCAACTCGGTGATGGAGCCGTGGGACGGCCCGGCCGCGCTCGCCATGACCGACGGCCGCTGGGTCGTCGGCGGCATGGACCGCAACGGCCTGCGCCCGATGCGCTACACCATCACCAGCGACGGGCTGATCATCGGCGGGTCCGAGACCGGCATGGTCAAGATCGAGGAGAACCAGGTGGTCGAGAAGGGCCGCCTCGGCCCGGGCGAGATGATCGCCGTCGATCTCCAGGCCGGCAAGCTGTTCAACGACCGCGAGCTGAAGGACCATCTGGCCGGGCAGAAGCCGTGGAACCAGTGGGTCAAGAACACCACGCACCTGGACGAGCTGGTCAAGACCGCCGCGCTGAAGGGCGAGGCGTCGGAGATGGAGAAGGCCGAGCTGCGCCGCCGCCAGATGGCCTTCGGCCTCGCCATGGAGGACATGGAGCTGATCCTCCACCCGATGGCGGAGGACGGCAAGGAGGCCATCGGCTCGATGGGCGACGACAGCCCGATCGCCGTGCTGTCCGACAAGTATCGCGGCCTGCATCATTTCTTCCGCCAGAACTTCTCCCAGGTCACCAACCCGCCCATCGACTCGCTTCGCGAGCGCCGGGTGATGAGCCTGAAGACGCGGCTCGGCAATCTCGGCAACATCCTGGACGAGGATGAGAGCCAGACCCGGTTGCTGCAACTCGACAGCCCGGTGCTGACCACCGCCGAATTCCGCGCCATGCGCGAGTATATGGGCGAGACGGCGGCCGAGATCGACGCGACCTTCCCGGTGGAGGGCGGCCCCGACGCCCTGCGGGACGCGCTGCGCCGCATCCGCCAGGAGACCGAGGACGCGGTGCGCGGCGGCGCCAACCACGTCATCCTGACCGACGAGGCGATGGGGCCGGAGCGCGCCGCCATCCCGGCGATCCTGGCGACCGGCGCGGTCCACACCCACCTGATCCGCTCCAACCTGCGCACCTTCACCTCGCTGAACCTGCGCACGGCGGAATGCCTGGACACCCATTACTTCGCGGTGCTGATCGGCGTCGGCGCCACCACCGTCAACGCCTATCTGGCGCAGGAAGCGGTGGCCGAGCGCCAGCGCCGCGGCCTCTTGGGCTCGCTGTCGCTGGAAAAGGCGATGACGAACTACAAGAAGGCGATCGACGACGGCCTGCTGAAGATCATGTCCAAGATGGGCATCTCGGTCATCAGCAGCTATCGCGGCGGCGGCAACTTCGAGGCCATCGGCCTCAGCCGCGCCCTGGTCGCCGAGCATTTCCCGGCGATGGTCAGCCGCATCTCCGGCATCGGCCTGAACGGCATCCAGAAGAAGGTGCTGGAGCAGCATGCGCTGGCCTATGCCGGCGAGGCGCTGCCGCTGCCGGTCGGCGGCTTCTACCGCTTCCGCAAGTCGGGCGACCGCCATGGCTGGGAGGGCGGCATCATCCACACCCTCCAGCAGGCCGTCACCAACGACAGCTACACCACCTTCAAGAAGTATTCCGAGCAGGTGAACAAGCGGCCGCCGATGCAGCTGCGCGACCTGCTGGAGTTCCGCACCACCAAGGCCGCCGTCCCGGTCGACGAGGTCGAGAGCATCACCGCGATCCGCAAGCGCTTCATCACGCCGGGCATGTCGATGGGCGCGCTGTCGCCCGAGGCGCACGGCACGCTGAACGTCGCCATGAACCGCATCGGCGCCAAGTCCGACTCGGGCGAGGGCGGCGAGGATCCGGCGCGCTTCCGTCCCGACAAGAACGGCGACAACTGGAACTCCGCCATCAAGCAGGTGGCGTCGGGCCGCTTCGGCGTCACCGCCGAGTACCTGAACCAGTGCCGCGAGCTGGAGATCAAGGTCGCCCAGGGCGCCAAGCCCGGCGAGGGCGGGCAGCTGCCCGGCTTCAAGGTGACGGAGATGATCGCGCGGTTGCGCCACGCCACGCCGGGCGTGACCCTGATCAGCCCGCCGCCGCACCACGACATCTATTCCATCGAGGATCTGGCCCAGCTCATCTATGACCTGAAGCAGATCAACCCGGACGCCAAGGTCACGGTGAAGCTGGTCAGCCGGTCGGGCATCGGCACCATCGCCGCCGGCGTGGCGAAGGCGAACGCCGACATCATCCTGATCTCCGGCAACTCCGGCGGCACCGGCGCCAGCCCGCAGACCTCGATCAAGTTCGCCGGCCTGCCCTGGGAGATGGGGCTGTCGGAGGTGCATCAGGTCCTGACCTTGAACAAGCTGCGCCACCGCGTGCGGCTGCGCACCGACGGCGGCCTGAAGACCGGCCGCGACATCGTCATCGCCGCCATGCTGGGTGCGGAAGAGTTCGGCATCGGCACCGCCAGCCTGATCGCCATGGGCTGCATCATGGTCCGGCAGTGCCATTCCAACACCTGCCCGGTCGGCGTCTGCGTCCAGGACGAGACGCTGCGCGAGAAGTTTGTCGGCACGCCTGAGAAGGTGGTCAACCTCTTCACCTTCCTGGCCGAGGAGGTCCGCGAGATCCTGGCCCGGCTGGGCGTCCGCTCGCTGACCGAGGTGATCGGCCGCACCGACCTGCTGCATCAGGTCAGCCGCGGCGGCGCCCATCTGGATGACCTCGACCTCAACCCGCTGCTGGCTCAGGTCGATCCGGGCGAGAACGCGCGCTACTGCACGCTCCAGGGCCGCAACGAGGTGCCTGACACGCTGGACGCCCGCATCGTCGCCGATGCCCGCCCGCTGTTCGAGGAAGGCGAGAAGATGCAGCTCGCCTACAACGCGCGGAACACGCAGCGTGCCATCGGTACGCGGCTGTCCTCGATGGTCACGCGGAAGTTCGGGATGTTCGGGCTGCAGCCCGGCCACATCACCGTCCGCCTGCGCGGCACCGCCGGCCAGTCGCTGGGCGCCTTCGCGGTCCAGGGTATCAAGCTGGAGGTGATGGGCGACGCCAACGACTATGTCGGCAAGGGCCTGTCGGGCGGCACCATCGTCGTCCGTCCGGCGACCAGCAGCCCGCTGCTGTCGAACGAGAACACCATCATCGGCAACACGGTGCTGTACGGCGCCACCGCCGGCAAGCTGTTCGCCGCCGGCCAGGCCGGCGAGCGGTTCGCGGTGCGCAACTCCGGCGCCACCGTGGTGGTGGAGGGCTGCGGCTCCAACGGCTGCGAGTACATGACCGGCGGCACGGCGGTCATCCTGGGCAAGGTCGGCGACAATTTCGCCGCCGGCATGACCGGGGGCATGGCCTACCTCTACGACCCGGAGGACTCGCTGCCGCTGCACATCAACGAGGAAAGCGTCATCTTCCAGCGGATCGAGGTGCCGCATTACGAGGCCCAGCTCCGCGCCCTGATCGAGGAGCATGTGGCGGAGACGCAGAGCCGTTTCGCCGCCGAGATCCTCAACGACTGGCAGCGCGAGCTCGGCCATTTCTGGCAGGTGGTGCCGAAGGAGATGCTGCACCGTCTGGCCGTGCCGGTGACCCTGCCGCGCGCCATCCCGGCGGAGTGA
- a CDS encoding NAD(P)-dependent oxidoreductase → MANQKMLGFVHTAQKMPDKRSAADRRQDFAEIYARFSDERANEQANRCSQCGVPFCQVHCPVSNNIPDWLKLTAEGRLEEAYEVSQATNNFPEICGRICPQDRLCEGNCVIEQSTHGAVTIGSVEKYINDTAWENGWVKPRTPARELGLSVGVIGAGPGGLAAAEELRAKGYEVHVYDRYDRMGGLLVYGIPGFKLEKDVVARRVQRLADAGVIFHPNFEVGRDATLAELRERHVTVLIATGVYKARDIEAPGAGLRNIVPALDYLTASNKVGLGDSVPAYEDGSLNAAGKKVVVLGGGDTAMDCVRTAIRQGATSVKCLYRRDRKNMPGSQREVAHAEEEGVEFVWQAAPEAFTGNDVVTGVRAVRIHLGVADATGRQTPQVIEGSEFTEPADLVIKALGFEPEDLPGMFGSPDLTVTRWGTLLVDHRTKMTGLDGVFAAGDIVRGASLVVWAIRDGRDAAEAMHAYAQTVGMPKLAVAAE, encoded by the coding sequence ATGGCGAACCAGAAGATGTTGGGCTTCGTGCACACCGCGCAGAAGATGCCCGACAAGCGGTCCGCCGCCGACCGCCGCCAGGACTTCGCGGAGATCTATGCCCGCTTCAGCGACGAGCGCGCCAACGAGCAGGCCAACCGCTGCTCGCAGTGCGGCGTTCCCTTCTGCCAGGTGCATTGCCCGGTCTCCAACAACATCCCCGACTGGCTGAAGCTGACGGCGGAAGGCCGGCTGGAGGAGGCCTACGAGGTCTCCCAGGCCACCAACAACTTCCCGGAAATCTGCGGCCGCATCTGCCCGCAGGACCGGCTGTGCGAAGGCAATTGCGTCATCGAGCAGTCGACCCACGGCGCCGTCACCATCGGCTCGGTCGAGAAGTACATCAACGACACCGCCTGGGAGAACGGCTGGGTCAAGCCGCGCACCCCCGCCCGCGAACTCGGCCTCTCGGTCGGCGTGATCGGCGCCGGCCCGGGCGGGCTGGCCGCCGCGGAGGAACTGCGCGCCAAGGGCTACGAGGTCCATGTCTACGACCGCTACGACCGCATGGGCGGCCTGCTGGTCTACGGCATCCCCGGCTTCAAGCTGGAGAAGGACGTCGTCGCCCGCCGGGTCCAGCGGCTGGCCGATGCCGGCGTGATCTTCCACCCGAATTTCGAGGTCGGCCGCGACGCCACCCTGGCCGAGCTGCGCGAGCGCCATGTGACGGTCCTGATCGCCACCGGCGTCTACAAGGCCCGCGACATCGAGGCCCCCGGCGCGGGGCTGAGGAACATCGTGCCGGCGCTGGATTACCTCACCGCCTCCAACAAGGTCGGGCTGGGCGACTCGGTTCCGGCTTATGAGGACGGCTCGCTGAACGCCGCCGGCAAGAAGGTGGTGGTGCTGGGCGGCGGCGACACCGCGATGGACTGCGTGCGCACGGCGATCCGCCAGGGCGCCACCTCGGTCAAGTGCCTGTACCGCCGCGACCGCAAGAACATGCCGGGCTCGCAGCGCGAAGTGGCGCATGCCGAGGAGGAGGGCGTCGAGTTCGTCTGGCAGGCCGCGCCTGAGGCCTTCACCGGCAACGACGTCGTGACCGGCGTGCGCGCGGTCCGCATCCATCTGGGCGTCGCCGACGCCACCGGCCGCCAGACCCCGCAGGTGATCGAGGGCTCCGAATTCACCGAGCCGGCCGATCTGGTCATCAAGGCGCTGGGCTTCGAGCCGGAGGATCTGCCGGGCATGTTCGGCTCGCCGGACCTGACCGTCACCCGCTGGGGCACGCTGCTGGTCGACCACCGCACCAAGATGACCGGTCTGGACGGCGTGTTCGCCGCCGGCGACATCGTGCGCGGCGCCTCGCTGGTGGTGTGGGCCATCCGCGACGGCCGCGACGCCGCCGAGGCGATGCACGCCTACGCCCAGACCGTCGGCATGCCCAAGCTGGCGGTCGCGGCGGAGTAA
- a CDS encoding undecaprenyl-diphosphate phosphatase, with product MMIDQYLDATLMGLVEGLTEFLPVSSTGHLIMLDELLGFQGPPGKVFEVVIQLGAILAICVVYFQRLWHVATGLKDDPGARRFVMAVLIAFLPAMVLGAGLHGVIKTLLFNPTVVSIALILGGVAILVVERLVPTARYHRIENFPAPLALKIGFCQCLALVPGVSRSGASILGALLMGVDRRAAAEFSFFLAVPTMAGATAYDLYKNWSVMSLDSGLLILVGFVTAFIAAALVVRTLVDFVGRYGFAPFGWYRIAIGTGMLAFLYL from the coding sequence ATGATGATCGATCAATATCTGGACGCCACCCTGATGGGTCTGGTCGAGGGACTGACCGAGTTCCTGCCGGTCTCCTCGACCGGACATCTCATCATGCTGGACGAGCTGCTGGGATTCCAGGGCCCGCCCGGCAAGGTGTTCGAGGTGGTGATCCAGCTCGGCGCCATTCTGGCGATCTGCGTCGTCTATTTCCAGAGGCTGTGGCATGTCGCCACGGGGCTGAAGGACGATCCCGGCGCCCGGCGCTTCGTGATGGCGGTGCTGATCGCCTTCCTGCCGGCGATGGTGCTGGGCGCCGGGCTGCACGGCGTCATCAAGACGCTGCTGTTCAACCCCACCGTGGTCAGCATCGCCCTGATCCTGGGCGGAGTCGCCATCCTGGTGGTGGAACGGCTGGTCCCGACCGCGCGCTATCACCGGATCGAGAATTTCCCGGCCCCGCTGGCGCTCAAGATCGGCTTCTGCCAGTGCCTGGCGCTGGTGCCGGGGGTGTCGCGCTCGGGCGCCAGCATCCTGGGTGCCCTGCTGATGGGGGTCGACCGCCGCGCCGCCGCGGAGTTCTCCTTCTTCCTGGCGGTGCCGACGATGGCCGGCGCCACCGCCTACGACCTCTACAAGAACTGGTCGGTGATGAGCCTGGACAGCGGCCTGCTGATCCTGGTCGGCTTCGTCACCGCCTTCATCGCCGCAGCACTGGTGGTCAGGACGCTGGTCGATTTCGTCGGCCGCTACGGCTTCGCCCCCTTCGGCTGGTACCGCATCGCCATCGGCACCGGCATGCTGGCGTTCCTGTATCTCTAG